In the Spirochaetia bacterium 38H-sp genome, GCATATTAAATGCTGAATAATTATTGCCGGAGGAAATATGAATGACATAGAAGATAAGATTTCCTTTCTTAAGGAAAAGGCAAAAGAGATGCGCTTTCACATACTTAGCATGATTTACAAGGCTCAGTCCGGGCATCCGGGAGGTTCTCTATCTGCTACGGATATTGTTACCGCATTGTACTTTGATGTTCTCAATATAAGACCGGATGCTCCAGATTGGCCGGATCGTGACAGGTTTGTTCTGTCCAAGGGACATGCTTGTCCAGTATGGTATGCTGCTCTTGCTCTACGTGGATATTTTCCCCTGCATGTACTTGATACTCTCAGACAGCTGGAAAGTCCTCTCCAGGGTCATCCTGTGCAGAAGAAGTGCCCGGGCATTGATGCAACAACCGGCTCACTGGGGATAGGTTTTCCCCAGGCTGTGGGGATGGCAATAGAGGGAAAACTTATTGATAAGAAAGATTATTCTGTTTTTTGTGTGCTTGGCGACGGAGAACTTCAGGAAGGCAGTGTGTGGGAGGCTTGCAATGCTGCGCATAAGTACGGGCTTGATAATCTTGTGGCTATAGTGGATAAAAATGGGCTCCAAAACGACGGTTTTACCCGTGATGTTATGCCAATGGAGCCTATAGAAGAAAAATTCCGTGCTTTTGGCTGGCATGTGATGGAGATAGATGGGCATAAAATGGAAGAGATTCTCCCTGCACTTTATGAGGCACGGGCGTATAGAGGTAAGCCCGTATGTATTATTGCCAGGACTGTCAAAGGTCGTGGTGTAAGCTTTATGGAAAATATACGAGGCTGGCATGGTAAGCCTCCTTCTACTGAGGAGTATCAACAGGCAATCCAAGAGATAAAGGAAGGTTTAAAATGAGACTTGAGAAAGCATCTGTTCCGACAAGAAGAGCCTTCTCCGAAAGGCTTGTAGAATACGGTGAGATTAATAAAGATTTTGTGGTTTTTGAATCCGATATAGGATATTCTACCTATTCTTATCTTTTTGGCGAGAAATATCCTGCTAGGTACTTTAACTTTGGCATTGCAGAGGTGTCTACAATGGCTGCTGCCGCGGGTGTTGCAACAAGCGGCAGGACTGTGGTTGTAAGTGGGTATGGGGTTTTCCTTACCATGCGTGCTCTGGAAGTTGTACGCTCATTTATTTGTTATCCCAATCTCAATGTTAAGATTTTGTCTTCTCATGGAGGAGTCACTGCGGCAATTGATGGTGTTACACATCAGGCCACGGAAGACGTCGCTTTTATGAGCACTATTCCCAATATGAAGGTGCTTGCTCCCTGTGATCCTGTTTCTGCTTCTGCAATGGTAGACCTTGCAATAAGCACTCCTGGGCCTGTTTTTACAAGGCTTATGAGAGACGCTCTTTTTGAGGTGTATTCTGATAATACTGGATTTAAGATTGGCGGTTCCAATGTGCTGCGAGAAGGAAGCGACGTTACAATAGCGGCTTACGCAGATATGGTTTTTCAGGCTCTTGAGGCTGCAGACAGGTTGCAAGCGCAGGGGATATCTGCAGAGGTTATTGATATGTATTCTGTAAAGCCTTTTGACGAGGATTCCTTAAGACTCTCTATAGAAAAAACCGGTGCTCTTCTTGTGGTGGAAAATCATCAGAAAAGAAACGGGTTGGGGTACATGATTTCTAACTGGTTGATTAAGCAAAGGAAAAATATTCTTTTTGATAACATAGGGCTTGATGATACCTTTGCAGAAAGTGGTAAGTATCAGCTTGTTATACATAAATATGGACTGGATGCTGATGCCATAGAGGAAAGAACAAAAAAGCTTCTAAAGGATAAGGAGTAAGGTATGAGTAAAAAATGGAAAGTATATGTAACAAGACAGATTCCTCATGCAGGTATAGAGCTGCTTCAAAAAGAATGCGTGGTTCTTGTCAATCCATATGACAGGCCTCTTACAAGGGAAGAACTACTTGAGA is a window encoding:
- a CDS encoding transketolase, yielding MNDIEDKISFLKEKAKEMRFHILSMIYKAQSGHPGGSLSATDIVTALYFDVLNIRPDAPDWPDRDRFVLSKGHACPVWYAALALRGYFPLHVLDTLRQLESPLQGHPVQKKCPGIDATTGSLGIGFPQAVGMAIEGKLIDKKDYSVFCVLGDGELQEGSVWEACNAAHKYGLDNLVAIVDKNGLQNDGFTRDVMPMEPIEEKFRAFGWHVMEIDGHKMEEILPALYEARAYRGKPVCIIARTVKGRGVSFMENIRGWHGKPPSTEEYQQAIQEIKEGLK
- a CDS encoding transketolase C-terminal domain-containing protein gives rise to the protein MRLEKASVPTRRAFSERLVEYGEINKDFVVFESDIGYSTYSYLFGEKYPARYFNFGIAEVSTMAAAAGVATSGRTVVVSGYGVFLTMRALEVVRSFICYPNLNVKILSSHGGVTAAIDGVTHQATEDVAFMSTIPNMKVLAPCDPVSASAMVDLAISTPGPVFTRLMRDALFEVYSDNTGFKIGGSNVLREGSDVTIAAYADMVFQALEAADRLQAQGISAEVIDMYSVKPFDEDSLRLSIEKTGALLVVENHQKRNGLGYMISNWLIKQRKNILFDNIGLDDTFAESGKYQLVIHKYGLDADAIEERTKKLLKDKE